In the genome of Paenibacillus pabuli, one region contains:
- the treR gene encoding trehalose operon repressor, whose product MNNKFIRIYEDIAARIRTGEIEAGTLLPSELDLSESYQTSRETIRKALKMLSEEGYIQKIQGKGSIVLDIRKIDFPISGLVSFKELAKKMGHRAKTYVKVFEEKKVDQALFKKINFGLNEKVWEIRRVRKVDGEHVILDKDHISQKLIPGLSKDICNDSIFAYIEEELGLTISFAKKEILVEEPTAEDRELLDLEGFHNVVVVRSQVYLEDASQFQFTESRHRPDKFRFVDFARRR is encoded by the coding sequence ATGAATAATAAATTTATCCGAATCTATGAAGATATTGCAGCTCGTATTCGGACTGGAGAAATTGAAGCAGGTACGCTGCTTCCTTCGGAACTTGATTTATCGGAAAGTTATCAAACGTCCAGAGAGACGATTCGCAAAGCGCTGAAAATGCTGTCTGAAGAAGGTTATATTCAGAAAATTCAAGGTAAAGGCTCCATTGTACTGGATATACGTAAAATCGATTTTCCTATTTCGGGCCTTGTCAGTTTTAAGGAGCTTGCTAAAAAGATGGGACATCGGGCCAAAACGTATGTTAAGGTTTTTGAAGAAAAAAAGGTTGATCAAGCCTTGTTCAAGAAAATCAATTTTGGTCTGAATGAAAAGGTCTGGGAGATCAGACGTGTACGCAAAGTGGATGGCGAACATGTCATTCTCGATAAGGACCATATAAGCCAGAAGCTTATTCCCGGTTTGAGCAAGGACATATGTAACGACTCCATCTTTGCGTACATTGAAGAAGAGCTGGGGCTGACTATTTCTTTTGCCAAAAAGGAAATTTTGGTGGAGGAGCCCACAGCTGAGGATCGGGAATTGCTCGATCTCGAAGGCTTCCATAATGTAGTTGTGGTTAGAAGTCAGGTTTACCTGGAGGATGCAAGTCAATTTCAGTTCACCGAGTCGAGGCACCGACCGGACAAGTTCAGGTTTGTGGATTTTGCCCGGCGCAGATGA
- a CDS encoding glycoside hydrolase family 5 protein produces the protein MLVILASAAPKASAATGFYVSGGKLYDSTGKAFVMRGVNHGHSWFKNDLNTAIPAIAKTGANTVRIVLSNGVQYTKDDLNSVKNIINVVSANKMIAVLEVHDATGKDDYNSLDAAVNYWISIKEALIGKEDRVIVNIANEWYGTWNGSAWADGYKKAIPKLRNAGINNTLIVDAAGWGQYPQSIVDYGQSVFAADTQKNTVFSIHMYEYAGKDAATVKSNMESVLNKGLALIIGEFGGYHTNGDVDEYAIMKYGQEKGVGWLAWSWYGNSSDLNYLDLATGPNGSLTSFGNTVVNDTYGIKNTSKKAGIY, from the coding sequence ATGTTGGTGATTCTGGCGAGTGCGGCACCCAAAGCATCTGCTGCTACAGGATTTTATGTAAGCGGAGGCAAATTGTACGATTCCACTGGCAAGGCATTTGTGATGAGAGGTGTCAATCATGGACATTCGTGGTTTAAAAATGACCTGAACACGGCTATCCCCGCGATTGCCAAAACAGGTGCCAACACCGTACGGATTGTGCTCTCCAACGGCGTACAGTACACCAAAGACGATCTGAACTCTGTTAAAAACATCATCAATGTTGTAAGCGCAAACAAAATGATTGCGGTGCTCGAAGTACATGATGCAACAGGTAAGGATGATTATAATTCGTTGGATGCAGCAGTGAACTACTGGATTAGCATCAAGGAAGCACTCATTGGCAAAGAGGATAGAGTAATCGTAAATATTGCGAATGAATGGTATGGAACTTGGAATGGGAGTGCGTGGGCTGACGGATACAAAAAAGCGATTCCAAAGCTGAGAAATGCCGGTATCAACAATACATTGATCGTGGATGCAGCGGGCTGGGGGCAGTACCCACAATCCATCGTGGATTATGGACAAAGTGTATTTGCAGCAGATACACAAAAAAATACGGTGTTCTCGATTCACATGTATGAATATGCCGGTAAAGACGCGGCAACCGTTAAATCCAACATGGAAAGCGTATTGAACAAAGGTCTTGCCCTGATCATCGGTGAATTCGGTGGTTACCACACGAACGGGGACGTCGATGAATATGCGATCATGAAATATGGTCAGGAAAAAGGGGTAGGCTGGCTCGCATGGTCATGGTATGGCAACAGCTCTGATTTGAACTATTTGGACTTGGCTACGGGCCCTAACGGCAGTTTGACATCCTTTGGAAACACAGTCGTCAACGACACTTATGGAATTAAAAATACATCAAAAAAAGCAGGGATCTACTAG
- a CDS encoding ribonuclease J, whose translation MNLVHNKLYVAALGGLNEIGKNMYLIQYNQDIIVIDCGSKFPDETLPGIDLIIPDVTYLLENQDKVRALVVTHGHEDHIGGIPYLLKQINIPVYASRLTRGLIELKLKEHGLLRKADLHTVDSKSSITLGSIELSFFATSHSIPDCLGIFFQTPGGNVVHTGDFKFDMSPVNGPYPDLHRMAEIGKQGVHVLLSESTNAERPGFTPSERIVGDHILDAFIRAKQKVFISTFASNVSRVQQIVNAAFETGRKLALLGRSMVNVVSVASELGYLNVPEGLLIEAVDSDQFPPDEVVVLCTGSQGETMAALSRLAASKHPHVKIAPGDTVIIAAGAIPGNERNLAHVIDNLYLLGARVIYGSSGAAGMHVSGHGSQEELKLMLTLMKPDYLIPVHGEFRMLYQHRQLAESVGIERDHVFIVNNGDMIQYKDGVASLGPKIASGNSLVDGLLMGDVGNIVLRDRRQLSSDGMLVIVTTLSKTEKHMVTAPEIISRGFVFVKDSEEFMKEIHELVQNKMHELTESGANQWNVIKRKLKDEIGHYIYAQTKRRPMILPIIIEV comes from the coding sequence TTGAATCTCGTCCACAACAAATTGTATGTCGCTGCACTTGGCGGCTTGAATGAAATAGGCAAGAATATGTACCTTATCCAGTATAATCAAGACATCATTGTCATTGACTGCGGTTCGAAGTTTCCGGATGAAACCCTGCCGGGCATTGATCTCATCATTCCGGATGTGACATACCTGCTGGAAAACCAGGACAAGGTAAGAGCCCTTGTGGTTACTCATGGACATGAAGACCACATTGGGGGCATTCCCTATTTGTTAAAACAAATCAATATTCCTGTGTATGCGTCCAGACTGACACGAGGATTGATTGAGCTGAAACTGAAAGAGCATGGGTTACTGCGCAAAGCAGATCTGCATACGGTTGATTCCAAGTCCAGCATTACACTGGGTAGCATAGAGCTCTCTTTTTTTGCAACTAGTCATAGCATACCGGATTGTCTCGGTATTTTCTTTCAGACACCTGGAGGGAATGTCGTTCATACCGGGGATTTCAAGTTTGATATGTCTCCTGTTAATGGGCCGTATCCCGATCTGCACCGTATGGCCGAGATTGGCAAACAAGGTGTGCATGTGCTTTTGTCCGAGAGTACTAATGCAGAGAGACCAGGATTTACGCCTTCCGAGCGTATCGTTGGTGACCACATATTGGATGCGTTCATTCGTGCCAAACAAAAGGTATTTATTTCAACCTTTGCGTCCAACGTAAGCAGGGTTCAACAGATTGTAAATGCAGCGTTCGAGACAGGGCGCAAGCTGGCTCTTCTGGGCAGAAGCATGGTTAATGTGGTGTCTGTAGCCAGTGAATTGGGATATCTGAATGTACCTGAAGGGCTGCTCATTGAGGCCGTTGATTCGGACCAGTTTCCACCTGATGAGGTTGTTGTGCTCTGTACGGGAAGCCAGGGTGAAACGATGGCAGCATTATCCCGTTTGGCGGCCTCCAAACATCCTCATGTAAAGATCGCACCTGGAGATACCGTCATTATTGCAGCTGGAGCGATCCCAGGAAATGAACGCAATCTTGCGCATGTCATTGACAATCTGTATTTGCTCGGAGCACGTGTTATTTACGGTTCAAGCGGCGCAGCGGGCATGCATGTATCAGGACACGGTAGCCAGGAAGAACTCAAATTGATGCTGACCCTGATGAAGCCTGATTATCTGATTCCAGTTCACGGTGAGTTCCGCATGCTGTATCAACATAGACAACTGGCGGAATCCGTGGGGATCGAACGGGATCATGTATTCATCGTGAACAATGGGGATATGATTCAGTACAAAGATGGCGTGGCTTCTCTTGGTCCCAAAATTGCATCAGGCAACAGTCTGGTCGACGGTCTGCTCATGGGTGATGTCGGGAATATCGTGCTGCGTGATCGCCGACAGCTGTCTTCCGATGGAATGTTGGTGATTGTGACCACGCTCAGCAAAACAGAGAAGCATATGGTGACAGCTCCCGAGATTATCTCCAGAGGTTTTGTTTTTGTGAAAGACTCCGAGGAATTTATGAAGGAGATTCATGAGCTGGTTCAGAACAAGATGCATGAGTTAACCGAAAGTGGAGCGAATCAGTGGAATGTCATCAAAAGAAAGCTGAAAGACGAGATCGGTCATTACATCTACGCCCAGACAAAACGAAGACCGATGATTCTGCCCATTATTATTGAGGTATGA
- a CDS encoding bifunctional aldolase/short-chain dehydrogenase: MVQSLWNSSQASEKTTGLEQLVYRSNLIGADRRVCNIFGGNTSTKTTVKDFRGRDIEVMYVKGSGSDLASMQAKHFTGLGLEDIRPLIERESMSDEEMVEYLGHCMIDSKHPRASIETLLHAFLPYKHVDHTHPDAIISLCCADNGKELAKEIYGDRFVWVPYVRPGFTLSKMIAESVFSNPNAELVLMEKHGLVTWGETSEECYAQTIKIINEAEAFIEARVDEGNLFGGEKHPAFEAEVRRQIVSQVMPTIRGAVSDNKKMILSFDDQEDVLAFVGGTNSPELSQVGAACPDHLVHTKVVPLFIDWTPDAEDIEGLKSKLVEGVAAYKEQYQQYFENNKNDGDVMFEAAPRVILIPGVGMINTGKSWALSQVSGALYHRAIAVMRGATSLGQFVSLSANESYNVEYWPLELYKLSLAPAETEFSRKVAFITGGAGGIGSETARRLVSEGAHVVLADLNLEGAQKVAQEINDQYGANRAYALKMDVTDEEAVQSAYAEVAVQYGGVDIIVNNAGLATSSPFDETSLKEWNLNMNVLGTGYFLVAREAFKLMKQQGIGGSMVFIGSKNSVYAGKSASAYSSAKALEAHLARCIAAEGGEYGIRVNTILPDAILQGSAIWNGSWRNERAAAYGIEPDQLEEYYRKRTTLLVNIYPRDIAEGIAFFASSKSEKTTGCMMTIDGGVPAAFTR; this comes from the coding sequence ATGGTACAGAGTTTATGGAATTCATCACAGGCTTCGGAGAAAACAACCGGTCTGGAGCAACTGGTTTACCGATCCAATCTGATTGGGGCAGATCGCCGTGTATGTAACATTTTCGGAGGCAACACGTCTACCAAAACGACGGTGAAAGATTTTCGCGGCCGTGATATAGAAGTGATGTATGTAAAAGGCAGCGGATCGGACCTTGCGTCCATGCAGGCGAAGCATTTTACTGGCCTTGGACTTGAAGATATCCGTCCATTAATCGAACGAGAATCCATGTCGGATGAAGAGATGGTCGAATATCTGGGGCACTGCATGATCGATTCCAAACACCCGCGTGCGTCCATTGAGACATTGCTGCATGCTTTCCTTCCATATAAACACGTAGACCATACCCATCCGGATGCGATTATCAGTCTTTGTTGTGCAGATAACGGAAAAGAACTGGCAAAAGAAATTTACGGGGATCGATTTGTATGGGTTCCTTATGTGCGTCCAGGATTCACACTATCCAAGATGATTGCTGAAAGCGTATTCTCAAATCCGAATGCCGAGCTTGTTCTGATGGAGAAGCACGGACTTGTGACTTGGGGAGAAACATCGGAAGAATGTTACGCGCAGACGATCAAAATTATTAATGAAGCGGAAGCTTTCATTGAAGCACGTGTTGACGAAGGAAACCTGTTTGGCGGAGAGAAACATCCTGCATTTGAGGCAGAAGTTCGTCGTCAGATCGTATCCCAAGTCATGCCAACCATTCGGGGAGCGGTATCGGATAACAAAAAAATGATTTTGTCCTTTGACGATCAGGAGGATGTGCTTGCCTTTGTTGGTGGTACGAATTCACCAGAATTGTCACAGGTAGGCGCGGCATGCCCGGATCATTTGGTGCATACCAAAGTGGTACCTCTATTCATCGATTGGACACCGGATGCGGAGGATATTGAAGGGCTGAAATCCAAACTGGTGGAAGGCGTGGCGGCCTACAAAGAACAATATCAACAATATTTTGAGAACAACAAAAATGATGGCGACGTGATGTTTGAAGCTGCACCCCGCGTCATACTTATCCCCGGTGTGGGCATGATCAACACAGGCAAGAGTTGGGCGCTATCTCAGGTAAGCGGGGCATTGTATCATAGAGCCATTGCGGTGATGCGCGGTGCGACAAGTCTGGGTCAATTCGTATCCCTCAGCGCCAATGAATCCTACAATGTAGAGTATTGGCCGCTTGAGCTGTACAAATTATCGCTGGCTCCGGCAGAGACTGAGTTTTCCCGCAAAGTGGCGTTTATTACCGGGGGTGCCGGTGGAATTGGTAGTGAAACGGCACGCAGATTGGTATCCGAAGGGGCACATGTCGTTCTCGCGGACCTCAATCTTGAAGGAGCGCAGAAGGTAGCTCAGGAAATTAACGATCAATATGGAGCCAATCGTGCATATGCATTGAAGATGGATGTGACCGATGAAGAAGCCGTGCAATCAGCGTATGCCGAAGTTGCCGTACAATATGGCGGCGTGGACATTATCGTAAACAATGCTGGCCTGGCCACCTCCAGTCCATTTGACGAAACTTCCTTGAAGGAATGGAACCTGAACATGAATGTGTTGGGTACAGGGTATTTCCTAGTTGCGCGGGAGGCCTTCAAATTGATGAAACAGCAGGGAATTGGCGGTAGTATGGTATTTATTGGGTCTAAAAACTCGGTCTATGCGGGTAAAAGTGCCTCTGCTTACAGCTCTGCCAAAGCTTTGGAAGCTCATCTGGCCCGTTGTATCGCGGCGGAAGGTGGGGAATACGGCATTCGTGTAAATACGATTCTCCCGGATGCCATCCTGCAGGGCTCAGCAATCTGGAACGGTTCATGGAGAAATGAACGTGCAGCAGCCTATGGCATCGAACCGGATCAACTGGAAGAGTACTATCGTAAACGTACAACGCTGCTCGTCAATATTTATCCAAGAGATATTGCGGAAGGCATCGCCTTTTTTGCCTCTTCCAAATCGGAAAAAACAACCGGTTGCATGATGACGATTGATGGCGGTGTGCCAGCAGCATTTACACGATAA
- a CDS encoding LacI family DNA-binding transcriptional regulator — translation MNKTISDIAQMAGVAKSTVSRFLNGGSVSDDTRQKIERIIKQYNYVPNTFAQSLKAKKTSIIGTVVPRLDSFATSQTLIGIDEELRKNQYQMLIANTSQDMQREIDAIYDFARQKVSGIILLAAEVTDAHLKAVEDIGIPVLLVGQQHEQLHSLVHNDDQAGYEMGKHVVEKGHRKIVYIGVTERDQAVGIHRKQGFKRAIDECGGCDVTYYETSFKMSEAIVSAEAILKESKPTIIVGATDNIALGVMKIAFSNKVQIPQDLSVTGFGGYEITEMIHPTLTTVKYHYFEAGQVAAEHIIRLVKGEPVEQCTILDVEIIPRESVDKI, via the coding sequence ATGAATAAAACGATTTCCGATATCGCTCAAATGGCAGGTGTGGCGAAGAGCACAGTCTCTCGTTTCCTGAATGGTGGTTCGGTTAGTGACGATACACGACAGAAAATTGAGCGCATTATTAAACAATACAATTACGTACCCAATACGTTTGCACAGAGTCTCAAAGCCAAAAAAACCAGCATTATTGGAACGGTTGTTCCTCGTCTGGATTCCTTTGCAACCTCCCAGACATTGATCGGCATCGATGAAGAATTAAGAAAAAATCAGTATCAGATGCTGATCGCAAATACGAGCCAGGACATGCAGCGGGAGATTGATGCCATATATGACTTTGCCAGACAGAAGGTATCCGGCATTATTCTGCTTGCCGCAGAAGTGACCGATGCACATCTCAAAGCTGTGGAAGACATCGGAATTCCGGTTCTATTGGTAGGGCAGCAGCATGAGCAGCTTCACAGTCTGGTACATAACGATGATCAGGCGGGGTATGAGATGGGGAAGCATGTTGTGGAGAAGGGCCATCGAAAAATTGTCTATATTGGCGTTACCGAGAGAGATCAGGCGGTGGGTATCCATCGCAAACAGGGGTTCAAACGTGCAATTGATGAATGTGGCGGATGTGATGTGACCTATTATGAGACCAGCTTCAAAATGTCCGAAGCCATCGTTTCCGCAGAAGCGATTTTGAAAGAAAGCAAACCGACCATTATCGTGGGGGCCACAGATAACATCGCGCTGGGTGTGATGAAGATAGCTTTTTCCAACAAGGTACAAATCCCGCAGGATTTATCGGTTACTGGATTTGGCGGTTATGAAATTACCGAGATGATTCACCCTACACTAACGACAGTGAAATATCATTATTTTGAAGCGGGTCAAGTGGCGGCCGAGCACATTATTCGTCTGGTAAAAGGAGAGCCAGTGGAACAGTGCACAATCCTTGATGTGGAGATTATTCCACGAGAAAGCGTTGACAAGATATAA
- a CDS encoding bifunctional 3-deoxy-7-phosphoheptulonate synthase/chorismate mutase — protein sequence MDQSMNLEQLRGRLSEINHNLLHLLSERAQITQEIGQIKEKQGVPKFDPVREKEMLEELTAANPGPFQDDAIKLLFKQIFQASLNLQVDEHKKQLLVSRKNQQEDTVVSIGNVKVGAGKPIMIAGPCSVESYEQVREVAAALKEAGITVMRGGAFKPRTSPYDFQGLGIEGLKILKEVADEFGLKTISEIVHPGHIELAAKYIDVIQIGARNMQNFELLKAAGDVQIPILLKRGLAATIDEFVHAAEYVVSRGNKQVMLIERGIRTYEKATRNTLDISAVPILKQETHLPVLVDVTHSTGRKDILAPCAKAALAAGADGVMVEVHPNPAVALSDSAQQLNIEQFNQFLSSVRQSGLLNDL from the coding sequence ATGGATCAAAGCATGAATTTGGAACAATTAAGAGGACGATTGAGTGAGATTAATCATAACCTCCTCCACTTGTTGTCAGAACGAGCCCAAATTACACAGGAAATTGGTCAAATTAAGGAAAAACAGGGTGTACCCAAGTTTGATCCGGTTCGCGAAAAAGAAATGCTGGAGGAACTGACTGCCGCCAATCCGGGGCCATTCCAGGACGATGCCATCAAACTTTTGTTCAAACAGATTTTCCAGGCTTCCCTGAACCTTCAGGTCGACGAACACAAGAAACAGCTGCTCGTTAGCCGTAAAAATCAGCAGGAAGATACGGTCGTCTCCATCGGAAACGTCAAGGTGGGCGCTGGCAAACCAATCATGATTGCCGGACCGTGCTCGGTTGAAAGTTATGAGCAGGTACGTGAGGTCGCCGCAGCGCTGAAAGAAGCGGGCATTACCGTGATGCGCGGAGGAGCTTTTAAACCTCGTACTTCTCCGTATGACTTCCAGGGACTCGGAATCGAAGGATTGAAAATTCTGAAGGAAGTGGCCGATGAGTTCGGACTGAAGACCATTAGTGAGATCGTTCATCCAGGGCATATCGAGCTTGCTGCGAAATATATTGATGTCATTCAGATCGGTGCGCGTAACATGCAAAACTTTGAGCTGCTCAAGGCCGCCGGGGATGTTCAAATTCCGATCCTGCTAAAACGCGGTTTGGCGGCAACTATTGATGAATTCGTTCATGCTGCGGAATACGTCGTCTCCCGGGGGAACAAACAGGTCATGCTGATTGAACGCGGCATTCGCACCTATGAAAAAGCAACACGAAACACACTGGACATCTCTGCTGTACCGATTCTGAAACAGGAAACCCATCTGCCTGTGCTTGTGGATGTCACGCACTCTACCGGGCGCAAAGATATCCTTGCTCCTTGTGCCAAAGCAGCTCTTGCAGCCGGTGCGGATGGTGTTATGGTTGAGGTTCATCCAAATCCAGCGGTAGCCCTCTCCGACAGCGCTCAGCAATTAAACATTGAACAGTTCAACCAGTTCCTCTCTTCTGTGAGACAATCGGGATTGCTGAACGATCTATAG
- the rhaA gene encoding L-rhamnose isomerase codes for MENQVKQAYEAAKSLYAEHGIDTDEVLKKLAEIKVSVHCWQGDDVKGFLNKDGELTGGISVTGQYPGAATTPAELRADLEQAFSMIPGKHKVNLHAIYADTDEQVELDRIEPKHYENWVKWAKDQGLGLDFNPTCFSHEKSSDGFTLSHSDPAIRKFWIDHCKASRRIGAYFGEQLGQTCVTNVWVPDGFKDNPVDRMTPRKRLKDSLDEVFAEKLDPKYHLDAVESKLFGLGSEAYVVGSHEFYMGYGLQNDTLICLDAGHFHPTEVISNKLSSLALFTNGILLHVSRPMRWDSDHVVIMDDELLEIARELVRHDLLPMTHIGLDFFDASINRVAAWVVGTRNTIKALLRAMLEPVDALKSAELEGDYTLRLALTEEFKSYPFGAIWDYYCAQQQVPVREQWIAEIKTYEQEVLLQRDKSFV; via the coding sequence ATGGAAAATCAGGTCAAGCAAGCATATGAAGCAGCCAAATCATTATATGCCGAGCATGGAATTGATACGGATGAAGTGCTGAAGAAGCTCGCGGAGATCAAAGTGTCTGTTCACTGTTGGCAAGGGGACGATGTGAAAGGTTTTCTGAATAAAGACGGGGAACTTACGGGTGGAATATCCGTTACAGGTCAATATCCTGGTGCTGCAACGACACCCGCAGAGCTTCGGGCAGACCTGGAGCAAGCCTTTTCGATGATTCCTGGCAAACATAAGGTTAATTTGCATGCGATCTATGCGGACACGGACGAACAAGTGGAGCTGGATCGGATTGAGCCAAAGCATTATGAGAACTGGGTGAAATGGGCGAAAGATCAGGGGCTCGGTCTGGATTTCAATCCAACCTGTTTTTCGCATGAAAAATCAAGTGACGGCTTCACGCTAAGTCATTCCGATCCGGCCATTCGCAAGTTCTGGATCGATCACTGCAAAGCATCCCGCCGCATTGGTGCTTACTTTGGCGAGCAGCTGGGTCAGACCTGTGTAACTAATGTATGGGTACCGGACGGGTTCAAGGATAATCCGGTCGATCGCATGACTCCGCGAAAGCGGCTGAAGGATTCTCTAGATGAGGTATTTGCCGAGAAGCTTGATCCGAAGTATCATCTGGATGCGGTAGAGAGCAAGCTCTTTGGCCTTGGTTCCGAAGCATATGTCGTTGGTTCTCATGAATTCTATATGGGCTATGGGCTGCAAAATGATACGTTAATCTGCCTCGATGCCGGACATTTTCATCCAACGGAAGTTATATCCAACAAACTGTCTTCATTAGCTCTGTTCACCAACGGCATTCTGCTGCATGTCAGCCGTCCAATGCGTTGGGACAGTGACCATGTTGTCATTATGGATGATGAGCTGCTGGAAATTGCCCGTGAATTGGTGCGTCATGATTTGCTTCCAATGACCCATATCGGACTCGATTTCTTTGATGCAAGCATCAACAGGGTTGCTGCTTGGGTGGTTGGTACACGCAACACCATTAAAGCATTGCTGCGTGCGATGCTGGAACCTGTGGATGCACTGAAATCAGCTGAGTTGGAAGGGGATTACACCCTTCGCCTTGCTTTGACGGAAGAGTTCAAGTCCTATCCTTTCGGGGCGATCTGGGATTATTATTGTGCCCAGCAGCAAGTACCTGTACGTGAACAGTGGATTGCTGAGATCAAAACGTATGAGCAGGAAGTTTTGCTTCAGCGGGATAAAAGCTTTGTGTAA
- a CDS encoding glycoside hydrolase family 32 protein — MKMTREQRYRRIEQAEPEEIGKLEALISACPWRQHYHIQPITGLLNDPNGFSYYQGYYHLFYQWFPLGTEHGLKYWYHTRSTDLVHWEEVGIGIRPGDTYDSHGAYSGSAIEKDGQLHLLYTGNTRDEDWIRHPYQCLAIMDESGSITKVHQPVISEVPSGYTEHFRDPKVWQQGDTYYCVIGAQRVDETGCTVLYRSSDLRNWTFLGEIHTELPDFGYMWECPDYLEMQGQGVLIFSPQGIESQEDEYQNIFQSGYLIGEPLDLQTRQFEHGPFQELDRGFDFYAPQTMQAPDGRRILVGWMGLPDLAYPTDKSGWAHCLTIPRQLSLREGKLIQQPVSEMVKLRGDSGGTHIEFTMDHETRSFADFAGMAYELECEIRDLDAAVVGIELRVSAEEKTVLQYDRLAQKVILDRSQSGATLKDQNGNIRRCALNADVLKFHIFVDFSSVEIFLNDGEEVFTSRIFPSKDSTEIRFFAYGGKAEFKASKWDY; from the coding sequence ATGAAAATGACTAGAGAGCAACGCTACAGACGAATCGAACAGGCAGAGCCTGAAGAAATAGGCAAGCTGGAGGCTTTGATCTCTGCTTGTCCGTGGAGACAGCATTACCATATCCAGCCGATCACCGGACTGCTTAACGATCCTAATGGATTCTCTTATTACCAGGGATATTATCATCTGTTTTACCAGTGGTTCCCACTCGGGACAGAGCATGGATTGAAGTATTGGTACCATACCCGTTCAACGGATCTGGTGCACTGGGAAGAAGTCGGAATCGGAATCCGGCCGGGGGACACCTATGATTCACACGGGGCTTATTCGGGCAGTGCTATTGAAAAAGATGGTCAACTGCATCTGCTATACACAGGCAATACAAGAGATGAGGATTGGATTAGACATCCGTATCAGTGTCTGGCGATTATGGATGAAAGCGGTTCAATAACCAAAGTGCATCAACCTGTAATCTCAGAAGTACCTTCTGGCTACACGGAACATTTCAGAGACCCCAAGGTTTGGCAGCAGGGTGACACGTATTATTGTGTGATTGGGGCCCAGCGTGTAGATGAAACGGGATGCACGGTATTATATCGCTCATCAGATCTCAGAAACTGGACGTTTCTTGGAGAGATTCATACTGAGCTACCTGACTTTGGCTACATGTGGGAGTGCCCCGATTATCTGGAGATGCAGGGTCAAGGTGTACTGATCTTTTCGCCACAAGGAATAGAGAGTCAGGAAGATGAGTATCAGAATATTTTTCAGTCGGGCTATCTGATTGGCGAACCACTGGATCTTCAGACAAGGCAATTCGAACATGGTCCATTTCAGGAGCTGGATCGCGGATTTGACTTTTATGCCCCGCAGACGATGCAGGCGCCGGACGGAAGACGAATTTTGGTGGGATGGATGGGACTTCCGGATCTGGCGTATCCGACAGATAAGAGTGGATGGGCACATTGCCTGACGATTCCGCGGCAGTTGTCACTCCGGGAGGGGAAGTTAATTCAGCAGCCAGTCTCTGAAATGGTGAAGCTGCGTGGGGATTCTGGAGGGACTCATATCGAATTCACAATGGATCATGAGACTCGATCTTTCGCAGACTTTGCTGGAATGGCTTATGAATTGGAATGTGAAATCCGTGATTTGGACGCAGCGGTCGTAGGCATTGAATTGCGGGTGAGTGCAGAAGAAAAGACCGTGTTGCAGTATGATCGGTTGGCGCAGAAAGTAATCCTGGATCGCTCGCAGTCAGGCGCCACGCTGAAGGATCAGAACGGGAATATACGGCGCTGCGCATTGAATGCAGACGTGCTTAAATTTCATATCTTTGTGGATTTTTCTTCTGTTGAGATCTTTCTCAATGATGGAGAAGAGGTATTCACAAGCCGCATCTTTCCAAGCAAGGATAGCACAGAGATTCGCTTCTTTGCATATGGAGGCAAGGCAGAATTTAAGGCATCAAAATGGGATTATTAG